Proteins encoded together in one Malaclemys terrapin pileata isolate rMalTer1 chromosome 16, rMalTer1.hap1, whole genome shotgun sequence window:
- the KLHL22 gene encoding kelch-like protein 22 isoform X3 — MAEDQELTQPCKTPLEPSLQQCTSNTYRSAEHSQSLLSGLVALRDSGILFDVVLVVEGKPIEAHRILLAASCDYFRGMFAGGLREMEQEEIRIHGVSFNAMCKILNFIYTSELELSLNNVQETLTAACQLQIPEVIKFCCDFLMSWVDEENILDVYKLADLFDLNQLSEQLDSYILKNFVAFSKTEIYRQLPLEKVYSLLSSNLLEVNCENEVYEGALLYHYTLEQVETDQVSLMEPPKLLETVRFPLMELQILQRLHDKLSPCPLRETVADALMYHKNECLQPMLQSSQTQVRSEFHCVVGFGGMHSTPSTALSDQAKYLNPVLGEWRHFTAALAPRMSNQGIAVFNNFVYLIGGDNNVRGFRAESRCWRYDPRHNKWFQIQSLQQEHADLCVCVVDKYIYAVAGRDYHEDLREVERYDPKTNTWEYMAPLRKEVYAHAGAPLDGKMYITCGRRGDDYLKELHCYDPGADRWDSLADGPVRRAWHGMAALLGKLYVIGGSNNDSGYRRDVHQVPAAATGYLPPGSRRAPGCMAPGIPGCLHPAHHHHSRFPPPLPPLPLPPPSALKCPWWCSEGRWG; from the exons ATGGCAGAGGATCAAGAGCTGACTCAGCCATGCAAGACTCCCCTGGAGCCCTCCCTCCAGCAGTGCACCAGCAACACTTACCGCAGTGCAGAGCACTCCCAGTCCTTACTCAGTGGCCTGGTAGCTCTCCGAGATAGTGGCATCCTTTTTGATGTAGTCCTGGTAGTGGAAGGGAAACCTATCGAAGCTCATCGGATACTTCTAGCTGCATCATGTGACTATTTCAG AGGAATGTTTGCTGGTGGTCTAAGAGAGATGGAACAGGAAGAGATTCGTATTCATGGAGTCTCCTTCAATGCTATGTGTAAAATCCTGAACTTCATATACACCTCTGAACTGGAACTCAGCCTGAACAATGTACAAGAAACGCTAACTGCTGCCTGCCAACTTCAG ATTCCAGAAGTCATTAAGTTCTGTTGTGATTTTCTCATGTCCTGGGTGGATGAAGAGAACATCCTGGATGTATACAAATTAGCGGACCTCTTTGACTTGAATCAGTTGAGTGAGCAGCTGGACTCCTATATTCTCAAGAACTTTGTAGCTTTCTCAAAGACAGAGATATACCGCCAGCTACCCCTGGAGAAGGTCTACTCCCTACTGAGCAGCAACCTCTTGGAGGTCAACTGTGAGAATGAGGTTTATGAAGGGGCGCTTCTGTACCATTACACCCTAGAACAGGTAGAGACAGATCAGGTCTCACTGATGGAGCCTCCTAAGCTACTGGAAACAGTCCGCTTCCCCCTGATGGAGCTCCAGATCCTGCAAAGGCTCCATGACAAATTAAGCCCATGTCCATTAAGAGAGACTGTAGCCGATGCACTAATGTACCACAAGAATGAATGTCTTCAGCCCATGCTTCAAAGCTCACAGACACAGGTGAGATCAGAGTTCCACTGTGTAGTGGGCTTTGGAGGGATGCATTCTACTCCATCCACAGCCCTCAGCGACCAAGCCAAGTACTTGAACCCCGTATTGGGAGAGTGGAGGCACTTTACTGCTGCATTAGCCCCCAGAATGTCCAACCAAGGAATCGCTGTTTTCAACAACTTTGTATACTTGATTGGGGGAGATAACAACGTGCGAGGTTTTCGAGCAGAGTCCAGGTGTTGGAG GTACGACCCACGACACAACAAATGGTTCCAGATCCAGTCCCTGCAGCAAGAGCATGCTGACCTCTGTGTCTGTGTTGTGGACAAATATATATATGCTGTCGCAGGGCGAGACTATCATGAAGACCTAAGGGAGGTAGAGAGGTATGATCCAAAAACCAACACGTGGGAATACATGGCACCGCTGAGGAAGGAG GTGTACGCACATGCTGGAGCACCATTGGATGGAAAGATGTATATTACatgtgggaggagaggagatgaTTATTTGAAGGAACTACACTGTTACGATCCAGGGGCTGATCGCTGGGACAGCTTAGCTGATGGTCCAGTCAGACGTGCCTGGCATGGAATGGCTGCACTCCTGGGAAAGCTGTACGTGATTGGAGGTAGCAACAATGACTCTGGCTATAGGAGAGATGTTCACCAG gtaccggccgctgcgactggctaccttcctcctggctcgagaagagctcctggctgcatggctccagggattccggggtgtctccatccggcccaccaccatcactcccgttttcctcctcctcttcctcctctccccctccccccgccatcggctctgaagtgtccatggtggtgctcggaggggagaTGGGGTTAA
- the KLHL22 gene encoding kelch-like protein 22 isoform X1 — translation MAEDQELTQPCKTPLEPSLQQCTSNTYRSAEHSQSLLSGLVALRDSGILFDVVLVVEGKPIEAHRILLAASCDYFRGMFAGGLREMEQEEIRIHGVSFNAMCKILNFIYTSELELSLNNVQETLTAACQLQIPEVIKFCCDFLMSWVDEENILDVYKLADLFDLNQLSEQLDSYILKNFVAFSKTEIYRQLPLEKVYSLLSSNLLEVNCENEVYEGALLYHYTLEQVETDQVSLMEPPKLLETVRFPLMELQILQRLHDKLSPCPLRETVADALMYHKNECLQPMLQSSQTQVRSEFHCVVGFGGMHSTPSTALSDQAKYLNPVLGEWRHFTAALAPRMSNQGIAVFNNFVYLIGGDNNVRGFRAESRCWRYDPRHNKWFQIQSLQQEHADLCVCVVDKYIYAVAGRDYHEDLREVERYDPKTNTWEYMAPLRKEVYAHAGAPLDGKMYITCGRRGDDYLKELHCYDPGADRWDSLADGPVRRAWHGMAALLGKLYVIGGSNNDSGYRRDVHQVACYSTSTDQWANVCPLPAGHGEPGIAVLANRIYVLGGRSHNRGIRMDYVHIYEAEKDCWEEGPQLEDDISGMAACVLTLPRAILMETERWTPEWNPDRLQHHPDFASEVMSVSDWEEFDNSSED, via the exons ATGGCAGAGGATCAAGAGCTGACTCAGCCATGCAAGACTCCCCTGGAGCCCTCCCTCCAGCAGTGCACCAGCAACACTTACCGCAGTGCAGAGCACTCCCAGTCCTTACTCAGTGGCCTGGTAGCTCTCCGAGATAGTGGCATCCTTTTTGATGTAGTCCTGGTAGTGGAAGGGAAACCTATCGAAGCTCATCGGATACTTCTAGCTGCATCATGTGACTATTTCAG AGGAATGTTTGCTGGTGGTCTAAGAGAGATGGAACAGGAAGAGATTCGTATTCATGGAGTCTCCTTCAATGCTATGTGTAAAATCCTGAACTTCATATACACCTCTGAACTGGAACTCAGCCTGAACAATGTACAAGAAACGCTAACTGCTGCCTGCCAACTTCAG ATTCCAGAAGTCATTAAGTTCTGTTGTGATTTTCTCATGTCCTGGGTGGATGAAGAGAACATCCTGGATGTATACAAATTAGCGGACCTCTTTGACTTGAATCAGTTGAGTGAGCAGCTGGACTCCTATATTCTCAAGAACTTTGTAGCTTTCTCAAAGACAGAGATATACCGCCAGCTACCCCTGGAGAAGGTCTACTCCCTACTGAGCAGCAACCTCTTGGAGGTCAACTGTGAGAATGAGGTTTATGAAGGGGCGCTTCTGTACCATTACACCCTAGAACAGGTAGAGACAGATCAGGTCTCACTGATGGAGCCTCCTAAGCTACTGGAAACAGTCCGCTTCCCCCTGATGGAGCTCCAGATCCTGCAAAGGCTCCATGACAAATTAAGCCCATGTCCATTAAGAGAGACTGTAGCCGATGCACTAATGTACCACAAGAATGAATGTCTTCAGCCCATGCTTCAAAGCTCACAGACACAGGTGAGATCAGAGTTCCACTGTGTAGTGGGCTTTGGAGGGATGCATTCTACTCCATCCACAGCCCTCAGCGACCAAGCCAAGTACTTGAACCCCGTATTGGGAGAGTGGAGGCACTTTACTGCTGCATTAGCCCCCAGAATGTCCAACCAAGGAATCGCTGTTTTCAACAACTTTGTATACTTGATTGGGGGAGATAACAACGTGCGAGGTTTTCGAGCAGAGTCCAGGTGTTGGAG GTACGACCCACGACACAACAAATGGTTCCAGATCCAGTCCCTGCAGCAAGAGCATGCTGACCTCTGTGTCTGTGTTGTGGACAAATATATATATGCTGTCGCAGGGCGAGACTATCATGAAGACCTAAGGGAGGTAGAGAGGTATGATCCAAAAACCAACACGTGGGAATACATGGCACCGCTGAGGAAGGAG GTGTACGCACATGCTGGAGCACCATTGGATGGAAAGATGTATATTACatgtgggaggagaggagatgaTTATTTGAAGGAACTACACTGTTACGATCCAGGGGCTGATCGCTGGGACAGCTTAGCTGATGGTCCAGTCAGACGTGCCTGGCATGGAATGGCTGCACTCCTGGGAAAGCTGTACGTGATTGGAGGTAGCAACAATGACTCTGGCTATAGGAGAGATGTTCACCAG GTTGCCTGCTACAGCACAAGTACTGATCAATGGGCAAATGTGTGCCCTCTACCTGCAGGGCACGGAGAGCCAGGTATTGCTGTCTTAGCCAATAGAATCTATGTCTTGGGGGGCAGATCCCACAATCGAGGGATCCGGATGGACTATGTCCATATTTATGAAGCTGAGAAAGACTGCTGGGAGGAAGGTCCCCAGTTGGAGGATGATATTTCTGGGATGGCTGCCTGTGTCCTCACTCTGCCTAGGGCTATTCTAATGGAGACAGAGAGGTGGACTCCAGAATGGAACCCAGACCGACTACAGCATCACCCAGACTTTGCCTCTGAGGTTATGAGTGTGTCAGACTGGGAGGAATTTGATAATTCAAGTGAAGATTAA
- the KLHL22 gene encoding kelch-like protein 22 isoform X2: MAEDQELTQPCKTPLEPSLQQCTSNTYRSAEHSQSLLSGLVALRDSGILFDVVLVVEGKPIEAHRILLAASCDYFRGMFAGGLREMEQEEIRIHGVSFNAMCKILNFIYTSELELSLNNVQETLTAACQLQIPEVIKFCCDFLMSWVDEENILDVYKLADLFDLNQLSEQLDSYILKNFVAFSKTEIYRQLPLEKVYSLLSSNLLEVNCENEVYEGALLYHYTLEQVETDQVSLMEPPKLLETVRFPLMELQILQRLHDKLSPCPLRETVADALMYHKNECLQPMLQSSQTQVRSEFHCVVGFGGMHSTPSTALSDQAKYLNPVLGEWRHFTAALAPRMSNQGIAVFNNFVYLIGGDNNVRGFRAESRCWRYDPRHNKWFQIQSLQQEHADLCVCVVDKYIYAVAGRDYHEDLREVERYDPKTNTWEYMAPLRKEVYAHAGAPLDGKMYITCGRRGDDYLKELHCYDPGADRWDSLADGPVRRAWHGMAALLGKLYVIGGSNNDSGYRRDVHQVACYSTSTDQWANVCPLPAGHGEPGRGFCPLKGPLLNPQHGQRKHQRSSLASSFASDFQHEITSLFLCNAPVSIKSNGQEDTT, from the exons ATGGCAGAGGATCAAGAGCTGACTCAGCCATGCAAGACTCCCCTGGAGCCCTCCCTCCAGCAGTGCACCAGCAACACTTACCGCAGTGCAGAGCACTCCCAGTCCTTACTCAGTGGCCTGGTAGCTCTCCGAGATAGTGGCATCCTTTTTGATGTAGTCCTGGTAGTGGAAGGGAAACCTATCGAAGCTCATCGGATACTTCTAGCTGCATCATGTGACTATTTCAG AGGAATGTTTGCTGGTGGTCTAAGAGAGATGGAACAGGAAGAGATTCGTATTCATGGAGTCTCCTTCAATGCTATGTGTAAAATCCTGAACTTCATATACACCTCTGAACTGGAACTCAGCCTGAACAATGTACAAGAAACGCTAACTGCTGCCTGCCAACTTCAG ATTCCAGAAGTCATTAAGTTCTGTTGTGATTTTCTCATGTCCTGGGTGGATGAAGAGAACATCCTGGATGTATACAAATTAGCGGACCTCTTTGACTTGAATCAGTTGAGTGAGCAGCTGGACTCCTATATTCTCAAGAACTTTGTAGCTTTCTCAAAGACAGAGATATACCGCCAGCTACCCCTGGAGAAGGTCTACTCCCTACTGAGCAGCAACCTCTTGGAGGTCAACTGTGAGAATGAGGTTTATGAAGGGGCGCTTCTGTACCATTACACCCTAGAACAGGTAGAGACAGATCAGGTCTCACTGATGGAGCCTCCTAAGCTACTGGAAACAGTCCGCTTCCCCCTGATGGAGCTCCAGATCCTGCAAAGGCTCCATGACAAATTAAGCCCATGTCCATTAAGAGAGACTGTAGCCGATGCACTAATGTACCACAAGAATGAATGTCTTCAGCCCATGCTTCAAAGCTCACAGACACAGGTGAGATCAGAGTTCCACTGTGTAGTGGGCTTTGGAGGGATGCATTCTACTCCATCCACAGCCCTCAGCGACCAAGCCAAGTACTTGAACCCCGTATTGGGAGAGTGGAGGCACTTTACTGCTGCATTAGCCCCCAGAATGTCCAACCAAGGAATCGCTGTTTTCAACAACTTTGTATACTTGATTGGGGGAGATAACAACGTGCGAGGTTTTCGAGCAGAGTCCAGGTGTTGGAG GTACGACCCACGACACAACAAATGGTTCCAGATCCAGTCCCTGCAGCAAGAGCATGCTGACCTCTGTGTCTGTGTTGTGGACAAATATATATATGCTGTCGCAGGGCGAGACTATCATGAAGACCTAAGGGAGGTAGAGAGGTATGATCCAAAAACCAACACGTGGGAATACATGGCACCGCTGAGGAAGGAG GTGTACGCACATGCTGGAGCACCATTGGATGGAAAGATGTATATTACatgtgggaggagaggagatgaTTATTTGAAGGAACTACACTGTTACGATCCAGGGGCTGATCGCTGGGACAGCTTAGCTGATGGTCCAGTCAGACGTGCCTGGCATGGAATGGCTGCACTCCTGGGAAAGCTGTACGTGATTGGAGGTAGCAACAATGACTCTGGCTATAGGAGAGATGTTCACCAG GTTGCCTGCTACAGCACAAGTACTGATCAATGGGCAAATGTGTGCCCTCTACCTGCAGGGCACGGAGAGCCAG GCAGAGGTTTTTGTCCTTTGAAGGGGCCGCTTCTTAACCCACAGCATGGACAAAGGAAGCACCAAAGATCTAGCTTGGCTAGCTCCTTTGCTTCAGACTTTCAGCATGAAATCACTTCCTTGTTCCTCTGTAATGCTCCTGTCAGCATAAAATCTAATGGCCAGGAAGATACAACCTAG
- the KLHL22 gene encoding kelch-like protein 22 isoform X4, translating to MFAGGLREMEQEEIRIHGVSFNAMCKILNFIYTSELELSLNNVQETLTAACQLQIPEVIKFCCDFLMSWVDEENILDVYKLADLFDLNQLSEQLDSYILKNFVAFSKTEIYRQLPLEKVYSLLSSNLLEVNCENEVYEGALLYHYTLEQVETDQVSLMEPPKLLETVRFPLMELQILQRLHDKLSPCPLRETVADALMYHKNECLQPMLQSSQTQVRSEFHCVVGFGGMHSTPSTALSDQAKYLNPVLGEWRHFTAALAPRMSNQGIAVFNNFVYLIGGDNNVRGFRAESRCWRYDPRHNKWFQIQSLQQEHADLCVCVVDKYIYAVAGRDYHEDLREVERYDPKTNTWEYMAPLRKEVYAHAGAPLDGKMYITCGRRGDDYLKELHCYDPGADRWDSLADGPVRRAWHGMAALLGKLYVIGGSNNDSGYRRDVHQVACYSTSTDQWANVCPLPAGHGEPGIAVLANRIYVLGGRSHNRGIRMDYVHIYEAEKDCWEEGPQLEDDISGMAACVLTLPRAILMETERWTPEWNPDRLQHHPDFASEVMSVSDWEEFDNSSED from the exons ATGTTTGCTGGTGGTCTAAGAGAGATGGAACAGGAAGAGATTCGTATTCATGGAGTCTCCTTCAATGCTATGTGTAAAATCCTGAACTTCATATACACCTCTGAACTGGAACTCAGCCTGAACAATGTACAAGAAACGCTAACTGCTGCCTGCCAACTTCAG ATTCCAGAAGTCATTAAGTTCTGTTGTGATTTTCTCATGTCCTGGGTGGATGAAGAGAACATCCTGGATGTATACAAATTAGCGGACCTCTTTGACTTGAATCAGTTGAGTGAGCAGCTGGACTCCTATATTCTCAAGAACTTTGTAGCTTTCTCAAAGACAGAGATATACCGCCAGCTACCCCTGGAGAAGGTCTACTCCCTACTGAGCAGCAACCTCTTGGAGGTCAACTGTGAGAATGAGGTTTATGAAGGGGCGCTTCTGTACCATTACACCCTAGAACAGGTAGAGACAGATCAGGTCTCACTGATGGAGCCTCCTAAGCTACTGGAAACAGTCCGCTTCCCCCTGATGGAGCTCCAGATCCTGCAAAGGCTCCATGACAAATTAAGCCCATGTCCATTAAGAGAGACTGTAGCCGATGCACTAATGTACCACAAGAATGAATGTCTTCAGCCCATGCTTCAAAGCTCACAGACACAGGTGAGATCAGAGTTCCACTGTGTAGTGGGCTTTGGAGGGATGCATTCTACTCCATCCACAGCCCTCAGCGACCAAGCCAAGTACTTGAACCCCGTATTGGGAGAGTGGAGGCACTTTACTGCTGCATTAGCCCCCAGAATGTCCAACCAAGGAATCGCTGTTTTCAACAACTTTGTATACTTGATTGGGGGAGATAACAACGTGCGAGGTTTTCGAGCAGAGTCCAGGTGTTGGAG GTACGACCCACGACACAACAAATGGTTCCAGATCCAGTCCCTGCAGCAAGAGCATGCTGACCTCTGTGTCTGTGTTGTGGACAAATATATATATGCTGTCGCAGGGCGAGACTATCATGAAGACCTAAGGGAGGTAGAGAGGTATGATCCAAAAACCAACACGTGGGAATACATGGCACCGCTGAGGAAGGAG GTGTACGCACATGCTGGAGCACCATTGGATGGAAAGATGTATATTACatgtgggaggagaggagatgaTTATTTGAAGGAACTACACTGTTACGATCCAGGGGCTGATCGCTGGGACAGCTTAGCTGATGGTCCAGTCAGACGTGCCTGGCATGGAATGGCTGCACTCCTGGGAAAGCTGTACGTGATTGGAGGTAGCAACAATGACTCTGGCTATAGGAGAGATGTTCACCAG GTTGCCTGCTACAGCACAAGTACTGATCAATGGGCAAATGTGTGCCCTCTACCTGCAGGGCACGGAGAGCCAGGTATTGCTGTCTTAGCCAATAGAATCTATGTCTTGGGGGGCAGATCCCACAATCGAGGGATCCGGATGGACTATGTCCATATTTATGAAGCTGAGAAAGACTGCTGGGAGGAAGGTCCCCAGTTGGAGGATGATATTTCTGGGATGGCTGCCTGTGTCCTCACTCTGCCTAGGGCTATTCTAATGGAGACAGAGAGGTGGACTCCAGAATGGAACCCAGACCGACTACAGCATCACCCAGACTTTGCCTCTGAGGTTATGAGTGTGTCAGACTGGGAGGAATTTGATAATTCAAGTGAAGATTAA